A window of Chitinophaga sp. MM2321 contains these coding sequences:
- a CDS encoding sodium-translocating pyrophosphatase, with amino-acid sequence MNIVYLVPCFGVLALLFTAIRSSWVTRQDAGNEKMKEIAQHIADGAMAFLKAEYKVLIYFVIIAALLLGYMGATHENSHWSIALAFIMGAVFSAVAGFIGMKIATKANVRTAHAARTSLAQALKVSFTGGSVMGMGVAGLAVLGLGSLFIALQAYFGAGANSAEMVKTIEVLTGFSLGAESIALFARVGGGIYTKAADVGADLVGKVEAGIPEDDPRNPATIADNVGDNVGDVAGMGADLFGSYVATVLATMVLGSETTSTDAYGGLAPILLPMMIAGTGIIFSIIGTFFVKISDKAGLSTAVVQKALNMGNWGSIVLTAIASWFLVNWILPDGVMVLRGHEFVKTEVFGAIMVGLVVGTLMSIITEYYTAMGKRPVRSIIRQSATGAATNIIGGLSVGMESTALPILVLAGGIYGSYAFAGLYGVAIAAAGMMATTAMQLAIDAFGPIADNAGGIAEMSELPKEVREKTDILDAVGNTTAATGKGFAIASAALTALALFAAFVGVAGINGIDIYKANVLAGLFIGGMIPFIFSSLAIAAVGRAAMAMVEEVRRQFREIPGIMEGTGKPEYDKCVAISTQASIREMLLPGAIALISPLLIGFIAGPEVLGGFLAGATVTGVLMGIFMNNAGGAWDNAKKSFEKGVEINGETFYKKSEPHKASVTGDTVGDPFKDTSGPSMNILIKLMSIVSLVIAPTLAERFHTKDAAVPTVKTTPVTPAAKTINSKATAYLIEHKQ; translated from the coding sequence ATGAATATCGTTTACCTCGTTCCATGTTTTGGAGTACTGGCTTTGTTATTTACCGCTATCCGTAGTTCCTGGGTTACACGCCAGGATGCGGGTAATGAAAAGATGAAAGAAATAGCGCAACACATTGCAGATGGCGCTATGGCATTTCTGAAAGCAGAGTATAAAGTCCTTATCTACTTTGTAATTATTGCGGCCCTTCTGTTAGGATACATGGGCGCAACACATGAAAACTCCCACTGGTCAATTGCACTGGCCTTTATTATGGGAGCTGTATTTTCCGCTGTCGCTGGTTTTATTGGAATGAAGATCGCTACCAAAGCCAACGTACGTACCGCACATGCAGCACGCACCAGTCTGGCCCAGGCCTTAAAGGTATCTTTTACCGGAGGTTCTGTCATGGGTATGGGCGTTGCCGGTTTGGCCGTATTAGGGCTCGGTTCTTTATTTATTGCCCTGCAGGCATATTTTGGTGCAGGCGCCAATTCTGCTGAAATGGTGAAGACCATTGAAGTACTGACCGGATTCTCCCTGGGAGCAGAAAGCATTGCCTTGTTTGCCCGCGTGGGTGGTGGTATCTATACCAAAGCTGCCGACGTAGGTGCTGACCTTGTGGGCAAGGTAGAAGCAGGCATCCCGGAAGATGATCCCCGCAACCCCGCCACTATCGCCGACAACGTAGGTGATAACGTTGGTGACGTAGCCGGTATGGGCGCCGATCTGTTCGGTTCTTATGTGGCTACCGTACTCGCCACCATGGTACTGGGCTCCGAAACCACCTCCACTGATGCATATGGCGGACTTGCTCCTATATTGCTCCCCATGATGATTGCCGGCACAGGTATCATATTCTCTATTATCGGAACTTTCTTTGTAAAGATCAGCGATAAAGCAGGATTAAGCACCGCGGTAGTGCAAAAGGCGCTGAACATGGGTAACTGGGGTTCTATCGTCCTCACAGCTATTGCTTCCTGGTTCCTGGTAAACTGGATCCTGCCTGACGGCGTAATGGTGTTACGCGGTCATGAATTCGTAAAGACAGAAGTATTCGGTGCCATTATGGTGGGCCTCGTAGTAGGTACGCTCATGAGCATTATTACTGAATATTATACGGCTATGGGCAAACGTCCTGTACGTTCCATCATCCGTCAGTCTGCTACAGGTGCTGCCACTAATATTATCGGCGGATTATCTGTAGGGATGGAATCCACTGCGCTGCCTATTCTTGTACTGGCAGGTGGTATCTACGGCTCTTATGCTTTTGCCGGCTTATACGGTGTAGCTATTGCAGCAGCCGGTATGATGGCAACAACAGCTATGCAGCTGGCGATTGATGCATTTGGTCCTATTGCTGACAACGCAGGCGGTATTGCGGAAATGAGCGAGCTGCCAAAAGAAGTACGCGAAAAAACTGATATCCTGGATGCAGTAGGTAATACAACTGCTGCTACCGGTAAAGGTTTTGCGATCGCATCTGCTGCCTTAACGGCACTGGCATTATTTGCTGCCTTTGTAGGAGTAGCTGGTATCAACGGCATTGATATTTACAAGGCGAATGTACTCGCTGGTTTATTCATTGGTGGTATGATCCCATTCATTTTCTCCTCACTGGCAATAGCGGCTGTAGGTCGTGCTGCCATGGCTATGGTAGAAGAAGTACGGCGGCAGTTCCGGGAAATCCCCGGCATTATGGAAGGTACCGGCAAACCGGAGTACGATAAATGTGTGGCTATTTCCACACAGGCATCTATCCGTGAAATGCTGCTGCCAGGTGCTATTGCACTCATCTCTCCCTTGCTGATCGGCTTCATTGCAGGTCCTGAAGTATTGGGTGGTTTCCTCGCCGGCGCTACTGTAACCGGTGTACTGATGGGTATTTTCATGAACAACGCAGGCGGCGCCTGGGATAACGCGAAAAAATCTTTTGAAAAAGGCGTAGAAATCAACGGTGAAACCTTCTATAAAAAATCAGAACCACACAAAGCTTCTGTGACAGGAGATACCGTAGGCGATCCGTTTAAAGATACTTCCGGCCCTTCTATGAACATCCTCATTAAATTGATGTCGATTGTATCATTAGTGATTGCGCCTACCCTGGCAGAAAGGTTCCACACCAAAGATGCTGCGGTACCAACCGTTAAAACAACTCCCGTAACGCCTGCTGCCAAAACAATCAACAGCAAGGCTACGGCATACCTTATTGAACATAAACAATAG
- a CDS encoding AraC family transcriptional regulator: protein MNVVIRDDAQRILLQEDTPFAFEKISSRVIIEERQQETFDFGSYQIQEFSFDGIHMVVCNAEVYENIHVATDDVVPPRVMMMFMEQGEVSTTVQGVANDFRFSSREHNLMFSPHSEESAAVKKQRGIQLFGLSFTRERFLELADHNGQVLDNLANKIAGNKNAILADKMNPHITPRMKAVLAEIRQCGFQGGLKKLFLHSKAIELLALQCEQIENELLTGTPARNKISAAEIEKLHHARYILLEDLQHPPNLPELSRKAGLNEFKLKSGFKTLFDTTVFGYLSDHRLNLAYELVMAGEKPLAVIADEAGYSSPQHFSNAFRKKFGVSPGKAKR, encoded by the coding sequence ATGAATGTAGTCATCAGGGATGATGCCCAGCGTATACTCTTACAGGAAGATACGCCGTTTGCCTTCGAGAAAATTTCCTCCAGGGTGATCATTGAAGAGAGGCAGCAGGAGACATTCGACTTTGGATCATACCAGATACAGGAATTCAGCTTTGATGGCATACACATGGTTGTGTGCAATGCGGAGGTATATGAAAATATCCATGTAGCTACTGATGATGTGGTACCTCCCCGGGTAATGATGATGTTTATGGAACAGGGAGAAGTAAGTACCACTGTTCAGGGCGTTGCAAATGATTTCAGGTTTAGCTCCCGCGAACATAACCTGATGTTTTCCCCACATAGTGAGGAGTCCGCAGCAGTTAAGAAGCAGCGCGGCATCCAGTTGTTTGGCCTGAGCTTTACCCGTGAACGTTTCCTGGAGCTGGCAGATCATAATGGTCAGGTGCTGGATAATCTGGCCAATAAAATAGCGGGTAATAAAAATGCGATACTGGCAGATAAAATGAATCCCCATATCACCCCAAGGATGAAGGCGGTATTGGCAGAAATAAGGCAGTGCGGGTTCCAGGGAGGACTAAAAAAATTGTTCCTGCATTCAAAGGCTATTGAACTACTGGCACTGCAATGCGAACAGATAGAAAACGAATTACTGACCGGCACGCCTGCACGGAATAAAATATCCGCCGCGGAAATTGAAAAGCTGCATCATGCCCGCTATATACTATTAGAGGATTTGCAACATCCGCCCAACCTGCCGGAGCTTTCCCGTAAAGCGGGTTTGAATGAGTTCAAACTGAAGTCGGGCTTCAAAACCCTGTTTGATACCACCGTATTTGGTTACCTCAGCGACCATCGCCTGAACCTGGCGTATGAGCTGGTAATGGCAGGAGAGAAGCCGCTTGCTGTTATTGCAGATGAAGCGGGGTATTCCTCTCCACAGCATTTTAGCAATGCTTTCAGGAAGAAGTTTGGGGTAAGCCCGGGGAAAGCGAAGAGATAA
- a CDS encoding PDDEXK nuclease domain-containing protein, whose translation MLIEKSFITEIKSLLKTARHKVYNAINSAMVEAYWHIGKRIFEEEQKGQERADYGSFLLKELSKQLIEEFGKGFEERELRRMRQFYQAFPIRDALRPELTWTHYRIILRVENLSARQYYIAETAEQSWSTRQLERNINTLYYERLLSTQNKKEALLDQQKMEKAVPPDIIKNPYVLEFLGLEKPTGYSESNLETAIISNLQAFLLEMGKGFSFVGRQYRIKTDTKVFYIDLVFYNYILKCFVLIDLKIHELTHQDIGQMDMYVRMFEDIKKTEGDNPTIGIILCAEKDQTIVKYSMLEENKQLFASKYKLILPTEEELRAELEREKQFIREHIEHGR comes from the coding sequence ATGCTAATTGAAAAATCATTTATAACAGAGATTAAAAGCTTACTCAAAACCGCAAGACATAAAGTTTATAATGCTATCAACAGTGCAATGGTGGAAGCATATTGGCATATTGGTAAACGCATTTTTGAGGAAGAACAAAAAGGACAGGAAAGGGCTGATTATGGTTCTTTCCTTCTAAAAGAGCTTTCCAAACAGCTAATTGAAGAGTTTGGAAAAGGCTTTGAGGAGAGGGAGTTACGTCGCATGAGGCAGTTTTATCAGGCTTTCCCAATTCGGGACGCACTGCGCCCCGAATTGACCTGGACTCATTATCGTATTATTCTAAGAGTAGAGAATCTTAGTGCGAGACAGTATTACATTGCAGAAACAGCAGAACAATCGTGGAGTACAAGACAACTAGAGCGTAATATTAATACGCTCTATTATGAACGTTTGCTTTCTACCCAAAATAAGAAGGAGGCTTTATTGGATCAGCAAAAGATGGAGAAGGCCGTGCCACCGGATATAATTAAAAACCCGTATGTTCTGGAGTTTCTTGGGTTAGAGAAACCTACAGGGTACTCAGAAAGCAATCTTGAAACGGCTATTATCAGCAATTTGCAAGCTTTTTTACTGGAAATGGGGAAAGGTTTTTCATTTGTTGGTCGTCAATATCGTATAAAAACGGATACTAAGGTTTTTTACATAGACCTCGTTTTTTATAATTACATTCTCAAATGTTTTGTATTAATTGACCTGAAAATACATGAATTGACGCATCAGGACATAGGCCAGATGGATATGTATGTTCGTATGTTTGAAGATATTAAGAAAACAGAAGGAGATAATCCTACAATTGGTATTATTCTATGTGCTGAAAAGGATCAGACGATTGTTAAGTATAGTATGCTTGAAGAAAACAAGCAGTTATTTGCGTCTAAATACAAACTGATATTACCGACAGAAGAAGAGTTACGTGCCGAATTAGAGCGGGAAAAGCAATTTATCCGCGAGCACATTGAACATGGAAGATAG
- a CDS encoding NAD(P)-dependent oxidoreductase — protein sequence MKVAIIGASGFIGTAILEEALNRGHEVTAIVRHPEKITIKNANLTIQQGDVSSEAAVATLVAGNEAVISSFNSYDSATYVNVIHAIINGTKKAGIKRLLVVTGAGSLEVAPGVQVLDTPDFPAEWKTGASATRDAFNVIKQEKELEWTALSPAGMIAPGERTGKFRLGKDQLLTNDQGESKISTADYAVAMIDELEQPKHIRERFTLAY from the coding sequence ATGAAAGTAGCTATCATCGGCGCATCGGGGTTTATTGGCACCGCCATCCTGGAAGAAGCATTAAACAGGGGTCATGAAGTAACCGCCATTGTTCGTCATCCTGAAAAAATAACTATAAAGAACGCAAACCTCACCATCCAGCAAGGGGATGTGAGCAGCGAAGCAGCAGTAGCCACCCTGGTAGCAGGCAATGAAGCGGTGATCAGTTCTTTCAATTCATATGATTCCGCTACTTACGTAAACGTCATACACGCTATCATTAATGGTACGAAGAAGGCCGGTATCAAAAGATTACTGGTTGTAACCGGTGCAGGTTCACTGGAAGTTGCGCCCGGTGTTCAGGTATTGGATACCCCCGACTTTCCCGCTGAATGGAAAACCGGCGCATCCGCTACCCGCGACGCATTCAATGTAATTAAACAGGAAAAGGAACTGGAATGGACTGCATTGAGTCCTGCCGGCATGATTGCCCCCGGAGAACGTACCGGTAAATTCCGTCTTGGCAAGGATCAGTTGTTAACCAACGATCAGGGAGAAAGTAAAATTTCCACCGCAGATTATGCCGTAGCGATGATTGATGAACTGGAACAACCGAAACATATCAGGGAGCGGTTTACATTAGCGTATTAA
- a CDS encoding OstA-like protein has product MHQYIKSVFFLTGICLAAILPARAQFPAQPAQKPGTVIEIIKADTLQTIERDSINVTKFIGNAIFKQGTTLFNCDSAVKNNNTNIIDAYGNIHINQADSVHIYGNYLNYDASTRIAILKENARLTDGKVTISGPELQYDMNAKIGSYLKGGKLVNGASVLTSDEGYYYTETKEMHFQRNVVLVDPEYTLSTDALLYNTETKIANIIAPTTINEGNRIMYVTSGYYDTDKGYGNFGNRPTIEDSTGTLTADNIEMDKITGLAYANGNMVYRDTVRKMSLLANHGTVNQKERTILATQKPLLIMEKNKDTLYMAADTLFSGVIGHNDSLSIPSVEGFKRTPPKEEIRAVKTARPRYDIPTTISLINKGDSLAHQQKDSIPGTVMMFLADSALARTKNKLDTALVKTVKMAPVAAVIPHDSLPGMKHHADSMALTAPKDTSEQRYILAYHHVRMFSDSLQGVADSVYYSTKDSIFRFFHDPVLWSNNTSQLSADTILLFTKNQAADKIQMNKNGFIINEAGPGMYNQIKGNAITGYVVGETLDWMHVEGNAETINYIKDSEGAYMSVNKAQCAIINIFFKKGEVDKVVLIKDPEGTVYPFTQRPLDQLKLENFHWDVKRKPKTKYELMQ; this is encoded by the coding sequence ATGCACCAATATATAAAATCAGTCTTTTTCCTGACAGGTATCTGCCTGGCTGCTATATTGCCCGCCAGGGCCCAGTTTCCGGCACAACCTGCCCAGAAACCAGGTACCGTCATCGAAATCATAAAGGCTGATACTTTACAGACTATAGAACGGGATTCCATCAACGTAACCAAATTCATTGGCAACGCTATATTCAAACAAGGTACTACCCTCTTTAACTGCGACAGCGCCGTAAAGAACAACAATACCAACATCATTGATGCTTACGGAAATATTCATATTAACCAGGCAGACAGTGTACACATCTATGGCAACTACCTGAATTACGACGCCAGCACACGCATCGCTATTCTGAAAGAAAATGCCCGGCTCACAGATGGGAAAGTAACCATCTCAGGGCCCGAACTGCAATATGATATGAATGCCAAAATCGGCAGCTATCTCAAAGGAGGGAAACTGGTAAACGGTGCAAGTGTACTCACCAGCGATGAAGGCTACTACTACACAGAAACCAAGGAGATGCATTTCCAGCGGAATGTTGTACTGGTGGACCCGGAATATACACTGAGCACAGATGCCCTGTTGTATAATACCGAAACCAAGATCGCCAATATCATTGCACCGACTACTATCAACGAAGGAAACCGCATCATGTATGTGACCAGCGGCTACTACGATACCGATAAAGGATACGGCAACTTTGGCAACCGCCCTACCATTGAAGACAGTACCGGCACCCTGACAGCGGATAATATTGAAATGGACAAGATAACCGGCCTGGCTTATGCCAACGGTAACATGGTATACAGGGATACCGTCCGCAAAATGTCGCTGCTGGCAAACCACGGAACCGTGAATCAAAAGGAAAGGACTATCCTGGCCACGCAGAAACCACTGCTGATCATGGAGAAAAATAAGGATACCCTGTACATGGCCGCCGATACCCTGTTTTCAGGTGTGATCGGGCACAACGACAGCCTGTCCATCCCTTCTGTAGAAGGTTTCAAGAGAACACCTCCCAAAGAAGAGATCAGGGCCGTAAAAACCGCCCGGCCACGATACGACATTCCAACTACCATCTCACTGATCAATAAAGGCGATTCGCTGGCGCATCAGCAAAAAGATAGTATACCCGGCACCGTTATGATGTTTCTGGCAGACAGTGCGCTCGCCCGAACAAAAAACAAATTGGATACCGCCCTGGTCAAAACCGTGAAGATGGCTCCTGTAGCAGCCGTCATACCACATGACTCGTTGCCGGGCATGAAACACCATGCCGACAGCATGGCCCTGACCGCCCCCAAAGACACCAGCGAACAACGGTACATCCTGGCTTATCACCATGTAAGAATGTTTTCAGACTCCCTGCAGGGCGTGGCAGACAGCGTATATTATTCTACCAAAGACTCTATCTTCCGCTTCTTCCATGATCCGGTACTGTGGTCCAACAATACCTCGCAGCTGAGTGCAGATACCATACTGCTGTTTACCAAAAATCAGGCAGCCGACAAGATACAGATGAATAAAAACGGATTCATTATTAACGAAGCCGGCCCAGGTATGTACAATCAGATCAAAGGCAACGCCATCACCGGCTACGTTGTAGGCGAAACCCTCGACTGGATGCATGTGGAAGGAAATGCAGAAACTATCAACTACATAAAAGATTCAGAAGGGGCTTATATGAGTGTAAATAAAGCCCAATGCGCTATCATCAACATCTTCTTTAAGAAGGGAGAGGTTGATAAAGTAGTACTGATCAAGGATCCGGAAGGAACCGTATATCCATTTACACAAAGGCCGCTGGATCAGTTAAAGCTGGAAAATTTCCATTGGGATGTCAAACGCAAGCCCAAAACAAAGTATGAGTTGATGCAATAA
- a CDS encoding NAD(P)H-hydrate dehydratase → MKIFTAAQIREADAFTILHEPVSSTNLMERAAGKCVAWVEEHYTPVHPFYIFCGKGNNGGDGLVMARRLLQSGYTVTTCLLQYGHHASEDYTHNLELLQQLYPGSIREISQVADLPELAAPGVIIDAIFGTGLNKPIEGWLAGIIHQLNDQRHRHTIIAIDISSGLMADASSINAPIIQAHHTLSFEFYKLAFLLPENAPYTGQVHILPIGLHPDYITQTPVRYHLSDREMMRTIYQPRDPFAHKGTYGHALLIAGSHGKMGAAVLSARACLRAGVGLLSCHVPQCGYNIMQISEPCAMCITDEQPDFSAHFHEQADTRYKTIGIGPGLGTALPTARSLEKLLETYKRPMVIDADALNILSVYPYLLYKIPAGSILTPHPKEFERLFGPADNDVARLELLSKQAVRLQLYILMKGRYTAIACPDGAVYFNSTGNPGMATGGSGDVLTGILTGLLAQDYSPKAAILLGTWLHGHAGDLAAAQLSQEALTASDIINFLGESFKF, encoded by the coding sequence ATGAAAATCTTCACTGCAGCACAAATAAGGGAGGCTGATGCCTTTACTATCCTGCATGAGCCGGTGAGCAGCACAAACCTGATGGAAAGGGCTGCCGGCAAATGTGTGGCCTGGGTAGAAGAACATTATACCCCCGTACACCCTTTTTATATTTTTTGCGGAAAAGGAAATAATGGAGGAGATGGATTGGTGATGGCCCGGCGACTCCTGCAAAGCGGCTACACCGTCACCACCTGCCTGCTGCAATATGGTCACCACGCCAGTGAAGACTATACCCATAACTTAGAGCTGCTGCAACAACTATATCCTGGCAGTATCCGCGAAATCAGCCAGGTAGCCGATTTACCGGAGCTGGCGGCACCGGGTGTGATCATAGATGCCATTTTCGGTACCGGGCTGAATAAGCCCATAGAAGGCTGGCTGGCAGGTATTATTCATCAGCTCAATGATCAGCGGCACCGGCACACGATTATCGCTATCGATATATCATCCGGACTCATGGCTGATGCCAGCTCCATCAATGCGCCCATTATACAGGCCCATCATACCCTCAGCTTTGAATTTTATAAACTTGCGTTCCTGTTGCCCGAAAACGCACCCTATACAGGACAAGTACATATTTTACCTATCGGGCTGCATCCTGATTATATAACGCAAACGCCTGTACGCTATCATTTATCAGACCGGGAGATGATGCGAACCATTTATCAGCCACGCGATCCTTTTGCACATAAAGGCACTTATGGTCATGCGCTGCTGATAGCCGGCAGTCACGGAAAAATGGGCGCAGCAGTGCTGAGTGCCCGTGCCTGTCTGCGCGCCGGTGTGGGGCTCCTCTCCTGTCATGTACCGCAGTGTGGCTACAATATTATGCAGATCAGTGAGCCCTGCGCCATGTGTATCACAGATGAGCAGCCGGACTTCAGCGCCCACTTCCATGAGCAGGCGGATACCCGTTATAAAACAATCGGTATCGGGCCGGGACTTGGTACCGCCCTACCTACGGCGCGCTCACTGGAGAAGTTGCTCGAAACCTACAAGCGCCCGATGGTTATTGATGCAGACGCGCTGAACATTCTATCCGTATACCCGTACCTGTTATACAAGATCCCGGCCGGCTCTATCCTGACCCCGCACCCTAAAGAATTTGAGCGCCTGTTTGGTCCTGCCGATAATGATGTAGCACGGCTGGAACTGTTATCCAAACAGGCGGTAAGGCTGCAGCTATATATATTAATGAAAGGGAGATATACGGCCATTGCCTGCCCGGATGGCGCCGTATATTTCAACTCCACCGGCAATCCCGGTATGGCTACAGGTGGTAGCGGAGATGTATTAACGGGTATCCTCACGGGACTGCTGGCACAGGACTATTCACCCAAAGCAGCTATCCTGCTCGGCACATGGCTGCATGGCCATGCGGGTGACCTCGCAGCTGCGCAACTATCACAGGAAGCACTTACCGCCAGTGACATCATCAATTTCCTGGGAGAATCATTTAAGTTTTGA
- the nhaA gene encoding Na+/H+ antiporter NhaA gives MIKESIRTIRQTLLSPIHTFLKDSRAVGIVLIVCTLASMILANSAVQADYIGFWNTLFDPEGGHHYHYRALYLPNSYLLWINDGMMVLFFFLVGMEIKRELTVGELSSFRKSILPVLAAIGGMLFPALIFTLFTKGTPYSHGWGIPMATDIAFSLGILSLLGKRVPVALKIFLMALAIIDDLGAILTIAIFYTPHLDLKYLLIGGGIFLIPVLLNVLKVNRLIFYFIPGILLWYCIFNSGIHATIAGVLLAFCIPQDKIASLEHALHDPVNFIIMPVFALANTAILLPDDIWGALHNDISYGVIMGLVLGKPMGIFLLSFLAVKLKLAELPSKSGWMQLIGVGLIAGIGFTMSIFISSLAYIEKEYQVIAIISVIVASLVAGIAGFIFLRVLKPVHAIKTGS, from the coding sequence GTGATCAAAGAATCTATCCGGACTATCCGTCAAACACTGCTATCTCCTATTCATACCTTCTTAAAGGATAGCCGCGCAGTGGGTATTGTACTGATTGTATGCACCCTTGCTTCCATGATCCTGGCCAATTCGGCGGTACAAGCCGATTACATCGGTTTCTGGAATACCCTGTTTGATCCGGAAGGAGGACATCATTATCATTACAGGGCATTATATCTTCCTAACTCCTACCTGTTATGGATAAACGACGGAATGATGGTATTGTTCTTTTTCCTGGTAGGCATGGAGATCAAAAGGGAATTGACCGTAGGGGAGCTTTCATCTTTCCGTAAATCTATTTTACCTGTACTGGCGGCCATTGGCGGCATGCTTTTCCCCGCGCTGATCTTTACATTATTTACCAAAGGCACCCCCTATTCACATGGCTGGGGCATTCCGATGGCCACCGATATTGCCTTTTCACTGGGCATCCTGTCATTACTGGGCAAACGGGTACCTGTAGCCCTGAAGATCTTCCTGATGGCACTCGCTATCATCGATGACCTGGGCGCTATTCTGACCATTGCTATTTTTTACACTCCGCATCTGGATCTGAAATACCTGCTGATAGGTGGCGGTATATTTTTAATTCCGGTATTGCTGAATGTATTGAAAGTAAACCGGCTCATCTTCTATTTTATCCCCGGCATCCTGCTGTGGTACTGTATTTTCAACTCCGGTATCCATGCAACAATTGCAGGGGTATTGCTGGCCTTCTGCATTCCACAGGATAAGATTGCCAGCCTCGAACATGCACTGCATGACCCGGTGAATTTTATCATCATGCCCGTCTTTGCACTGGCCAACACGGCGATCCTGCTGCCAGATGATATCTGGGGCGCGCTGCATAACGACATCAGTTATGGTGTTATCATGGGGCTGGTGTTAGGGAAACCAATGGGTATTTTCCTCCTTTCATTCCTTGCCGTAAAACTGAAGCTGGCGGAGCTCCCCTCAAAATCGGGCTGGATGCAGCTCATAGGAGTAGGCTTGATTGCAGGTATTGGTTTCACGATGTCCATATTCATTTCTTCACTGGCTTATATAGAAAAAGAGTACCAGGTTATTGCGATCATCTCAGTTATTGTAGCGTCTTTGGTGGCGGGCATTGCAGGGTTTATTTTCCTCCGTGTGCTGAAGCCTGTACATGCGATAAAAACAGGCTCATAA
- a CDS encoding MlaD family protein yields the protein MLKLSNETKVGILTVLGITLLVLGFNLLKGKSLFSHNKTIYAVYKQVNGLQPSNAVQVNGLIVGNVSKLDVMDKDASRILVTLTITKKIEIPRNSVARISSDLLGTKTVQMDLGNAGEYLQSGDTIYAAVDGSITDALKEQLNPFMKKLEGTLVNIDSVLMAVSSILDTTAKDNLQETMRNLNTTMLNFRHSSASLSGMLDPDKGNIQATFNNLAAVTGNLKDNNAKISGILDNAKTASDALANGNIDKTLHQLQETATNLNATIAKLNNTDGTAGLLLNDKKVYNNLQYSLNNLNKLLEDLRINPKRYVHFSLFGKKDKSKPLPSDTATAQ from the coding sequence ATGCTCAAATTATCTAACGAAACAAAAGTAGGCATACTTACCGTACTGGGTATTACCCTGCTTGTACTGGGCTTTAATTTACTGAAGGGAAAGAGCCTGTTTTCACACAATAAAACCATCTATGCTGTATACAAACAGGTAAATGGACTACAGCCTTCAAATGCTGTACAGGTAAACGGTCTGATTGTCGGCAACGTTTCCAAACTGGATGTAATGGACAAAGACGCTTCCAGGATACTGGTTACGCTTACCATTACCAAAAAAATAGAAATCCCCCGCAACTCTGTAGCCCGCATCAGCAGTGACCTGCTTGGCACCAAAACCGTACAGATGGACCTCGGCAACGCCGGCGAATACCTCCAGAGCGGAGATACTATCTACGCTGCTGTAGACGGTTCCATCACGGATGCCCTCAAGGAACAGCTAAACCCATTCATGAAAAAACTGGAAGGTACCCTTGTTAATATCGATTCTGTACTCATGGCTGTAAGCTCCATCCTCGATACCACTGCCAAAGATAACCTCCAGGAAACCATGCGGAACCTGAACACCACCATGCTGAACTTCAGACATTCTTCCGCTTCATTAAGTGGTATGCTCGATCCTGATAAGGGTAATATACAGGCTACCTTCAACAACCTGGCCGCAGTAACCGGTAACCTGAAGGATAATAACGCCAAAATCAGCGGTATCCTCGATAATGCAAAAACAGCTTCTGATGCACTGGCAAATGGTAATATCGACAAAACCCTTCACCAGTTGCAGGAAACAGCTACTAACCTGAACGCTACCATCGCCAAGTTGAACAATACAGATGGTACCGCCGGTCTCCTGCTGAATGATAAAAAGGTATATAACAACCTCCAGTATTCACTCAACAACCTGAATAAACTGCTGGAAGACCTTCGCATCAATCCCAAGCGTTATGTACACTTCTCCCTGTTTGGCAAAAAAGATAAATCGAAACCGTTACCTTCTGATACAGCAACGGCACAATAA